The following proteins are encoded in a genomic region of Calditrichota bacterium:
- a CDS encoding cache domain-containing protein, giving the protein MRLTLRAKLLVSSVAVVVASGIVVTWLGLRLIGDRLVSQAQDKVRTDLNAARALYEEKAGDITDVVRLTASRFFIQEALRAGDVRRLQEEIIRTCHREGLDILTVTDARGRVLFRAANPVQAGDSQADDPLVAAVLVSHRHCWSTELVPRAQVLLESPELAERARMQLLPTPRARARTENEETAGMMIKAAAPVLGEDGALLGVLYGGVLLNRNFEIVDRIKNTVYQGELYKGKDIGTATIFQDDLRIATNVTFPDGRRAIGTRASEEVYQHVVGKGLPWTSRAFVVHDWYITAYEPIRNLKGDIIGMLYVGMLEAPYRDLRRKVMVSFLGAALASILLLAAVTYVSTTSSIKPIDKLLAAMQKVGQGDLSQRVSVSREDELGRLAHSFNQMISQLEQLTQSYRTLTEELERKVAERTKELQQAQEQLVQSEKLSSLGKLAAGVAHEINNPLTSIMLNSHLLAEQFAGDERVSEALKLIIDETSRCSAIVRGLLEFSRQQPPQREPTDVNEVVNRTLQLCESQILMAKVKVRTSLASDLPRLLLDRQKMTQVFTNLVINAIEAMPDGGTLTVISRLHGHEAVEVIFADTGCGIPRDILGKIFDPFFTTKQGKGTGLGLSVSYGIVQAHGGTITVDSEVESGTMVTVRLPIEGSDSAHQGGRS; this is encoded by the coding sequence ATGAGGCTCACTCTTCGCGCAAAGCTCCTTGTTTCGTCGGTCGCGGTTGTCGTGGCCTCGGGCATCGTGGTGACCTGGCTCGGACTTCGCCTCATCGGTGACCGGCTGGTGAGCCAGGCGCAGGACAAGGTGCGTACCGACCTCAACGCGGCGCGCGCGCTGTACGAAGAAAAGGCGGGCGATATCACCGATGTAGTGCGCCTGACGGCATCGCGCTTTTTCATCCAGGAGGCGCTGCGCGCCGGAGACGTGCGCCGCCTGCAAGAAGAAATCATCCGCACCTGCCACCGCGAGGGGCTCGACATCCTCACCGTCACAGATGCCCGTGGCCGAGTGCTGTTCAGGGCGGCCAATCCTGTCCAGGCCGGAGATTCGCAGGCAGACGACCCGCTTGTCGCCGCTGTGCTCGTTTCCCACCGCCACTGCTGGTCAACGGAGTTGGTGCCACGTGCCCAGGTGCTCCTGGAGAGCCCAGAGCTGGCCGAGCGGGCCAGAATGCAGCTCCTTCCCACGCCGCGCGCCCGCGCCCGGACAGAGAACGAGGAGACTGCCGGCATGATGATCAAAGCGGCCGCTCCAGTCCTTGGCGAAGATGGCGCACTTCTGGGTGTGCTTTACGGGGGCGTCTTGCTGAACCGCAATTTCGAGATTGTCGACCGCATCAAGAACACCGTCTACCAGGGGGAGCTCTACAAGGGCAAAGACATCGGCACCGCCACCATCTTTCAGGACGACCTGCGCATCGCCACCAATGTCACCTTCCCGGATGGCAGGCGGGCCATAGGCACCCGTGCCTCCGAGGAGGTTTACCAGCACGTGGTCGGCAAAGGGCTTCCCTGGACCAGCCGCGCCTTCGTGGTGCACGACTGGTACATCACCGCCTACGAGCCGATTCGCAATCTCAAGGGGGATATCATCGGCATGCTCTACGTGGGCATGCTGGAGGCCCCCTATCGCGACCTGCGCCGCAAGGTGATGGTCAGCTTCCTCGGAGCCGCTTTGGCCAGCATCCTCCTCCTCGCGGCCGTTACCTACGTTTCCACCACCTCCTCCATCAAACCCATCGACAAGCTCCTTGCCGCGATGCAGAAAGTCGGCCAGGGCGACCTCTCCCAGCGGGTGTCAGTCTCCAGGGAGGACGAATTGGGCCGTCTTGCCCACTCCTTCAACCAGATGATTAGCCAGCTGGAGCAATTGACCCAAAGCTATCGTACCCTCACCGAGGAGCTCGAGCGTAAAGTTGCAGAACGCACCAAGGAGTTGCAACAGGCACAAGAACAGCTCGTGCAGTCGGAAAAGCTCAGCTCCCTGGGGAAACTGGCTGCTGGCGTCGCGCATGAAATCAACAATCCCCTTACCTCGATCATGCTCAACAGCCACCTCTTGGCAGAACAGTTTGCTGGGGACGAGCGGGTGAGCGAGGCACTGAAGCTCATCATCGATGAAACCTCCCGCTGCAGCGCCATCGTACGCGGGCTCTTGGAGTTCTCTCGTCAGCAGCCTCCGCAGCGCGAGCCTACCGACGTCAATGAGGTGGTTAACCGCACCTTGCAACTCTGCGAGAGCCAGATTCTCATGGCCAAGGTCAAGGTGCGCACTTCTCTCGCTTCTGACCTACCGCGGCTGCTGCTTGACCGGCAGAAGATGACCCAGGTCTTCACCAATCTCGTCATCAATGCCATCGAGGCCATGCCGGATGGCGGCACACTCACTGTCATTTCCCGCCTGCATGGGCATGAGGCCGTCGAGGTCATCTTTGCCGATACGGGGTGCGGCATCCCACGCGACATCTTGGGCAAGATTTTCGATCCCTTCTTCACCACCAAACAGGGTAAGGGCACAGGACTTGGGCTATCGGTCAGTTATGGCATTGTCCAGGCGCACGGCGGGACCATCACTGTG
- a CDS encoding hydrogenase maturation protease, producing MGDHQPHTLVVGVGNVLLADEGVGVHMANLLQAARLPRHVRVVECGTNFMAVATQLEGAGKVVIIDAVRAGSEPGTIHRLTYEELERANAGLRFAHQVSLLSSLRLLRVGEPALARVEVVLLGVEPATVAPGMEMSPPVRAALPRLMEAVRAEL from the coding sequence ATGGGTGATCATCAGCCACATACCCTGGTGGTCGGCGTGGGCAACGTGCTCTTGGCCGACGAAGGCGTCGGCGTGCACATGGCCAATCTGCTGCAGGCGGCGCGTCTGCCTAGGCACGTGCGGGTCGTGGAATGTGGCACCAACTTCATGGCAGTCGCCACCCAGCTGGAAGGTGCAGGCAAAGTGGTCATCATCGACGCGGTGCGCGCCGGAAGCGAGCCCGGGACAATCCATCGCCTCACCTATGAGGAGCTGGAGCGGGCAAATGCCGGGCTGCGTTTCGCCCACCAGGTGAGCCTGCTGTCGTCGCTCAGATTGCTTCGGGTTGGCGAACCTGCTCTGGCCAGAGTCGAGGTGGTCTTGCTGGGAGTGGAACCGGCGACTGTGGCTCCCGGCATGGAGATGTCGCCGCCGGTGCGTGCCGCTCTGCCCCGGTTGATGGAAGCCGTGCGCGCTGAACTCTGA
- a CDS encoding Ni/Fe hydrogenase subunit alpha — protein MSTSIVIDHLCRIEGHGGITVEIKNGKATRVQMDILEGTRFFEALLKGRIYSEVPAIVSRICSICSGVHTITSQLAVEDAFGVKVSRQTTLLRDLFLQGGNIESHALHVFCLALPDYLGYSGAIAMAADHPDKVKLGLELKKIGNTVQEVVGGRAVHPVNTVVGGFGKVPSAAELRELRAKLVVGMDLAQKAVDFMATLEAPRFTESPTVYAALRPADGSFSLVGEQICLSTGEVFPIHDYRKVCNEFVVKHSHSKHSMYKGQPFMVGALARLMVNGKALTGKAKEAAERLGLTSFTENIFHNNTAQVVELVYSLEHSIALIDELLQAGIKQEKPAAVELRAGQGTGAAEAPRGILYHSYSFDDKGRLTSADVIAPTSQNAANIEKDMRVAVERLASEPKEVLAHKLEMVARAYDPCLSCSVHLVDLGNG, from the coding sequence ATGAGCACGTCTATCGTCATCGATCATCTGTGTCGAATTGAAGGACATGGCGGCATTACCGTTGAGATCAAGAACGGCAAAGCCACCAGGGTGCAGATGGACATCCTGGAAGGCACACGGTTTTTCGAAGCATTGCTCAAGGGGCGCATCTACAGTGAGGTGCCGGCAATCGTCTCCCGCATCTGCTCCATCTGCTCGGGCGTGCACACCATCACTTCGCAGTTGGCGGTGGAGGACGCTTTTGGGGTGAAGGTGAGTCGGCAGACCACCCTGCTTCGCGACCTCTTCTTGCAGGGCGGCAACATCGAGAGCCACGCGCTGCACGTGTTTTGCCTTGCCCTCCCTGACTACTTGGGCTACAGCGGCGCCATCGCCATGGCCGCCGACCACCCAGACAAAGTCAAGTTGGGTTTGGAGCTGAAAAAAATCGGCAACACGGTGCAAGAAGTGGTCGGCGGACGCGCCGTGCACCCGGTGAATACCGTGGTCGGAGGATTCGGCAAAGTCCCAAGCGCCGCCGAGCTGCGCGAGTTGCGGGCGAAGCTTGTGGTCGGCATGGACCTGGCCCAGAAGGCTGTTGACTTCATGGCCACTCTGGAGGCGCCGCGCTTCACCGAATCGCCGACGGTCTACGCTGCCCTTCGCCCAGCGGACGGCTCCTTCTCGCTGGTCGGCGAGCAGATTTGTCTGTCCACCGGAGAGGTCTTCCCTATCCACGATTACCGCAAGGTGTGCAACGAGTTCGTGGTCAAGCACTCGCACTCCAAGCACAGCATGTACAAAGGGCAACCGTTTATGGTGGGAGCCTTGGCCAGATTGATGGTCAACGGCAAAGCCCTCACCGGAAAGGCAAAGGAGGCGGCCGAGCGTCTCGGGTTGACCTCCTTCACCGAGAACATTTTCCATAACAACACCGCGCAAGTGGTGGAGCTGGTTTATTCCCTGGAACACTCCATCGCGCTTATTGACGAGCTCCTGCAGGCTGGCATCAAGCAGGAAAAGCCGGCAGCGGTGGAACTCAGAGCAGGCCAGGGCACAGGTGCTGCCGAGGCGCCCCGTGGCATCCTCTACCACAGCTACTCCTTCGACGACAAGGGACGGCTAACCTCTGCAGATGTCATCGCGCCAACCTCGCAGAACGCCGCCAACATCGAAAAAGACATGCGCGTGGCGGTAGAACGGTTGGCCAGCGAGCCGAAGGAGGTGTTGGCACACAAGCTGGAAATGGTCGCCAGGGCCTATGACCCCTGCTTGTCGTGCTCGGTGCACCTGGTGGATCTGGGTAATGGGTGA
- a CDS encoding NADH:ubiquinone oxidoreductase, producing the protein MVKPKIGIFGLTGCSGEQIVILNCEDELLDIAGAVDIRVFHTATSDNDEEGPLDIAFVEGSVVKPEEVDLLKKIRKRSKLLVAIGTCATWGGIPAMHNELARDELCKAVYGGNGDCFETIPPQPLRTFVKVDYAISGCPMEKEDFLRAIPMLLHGDLPLLPNYAVCTECKMRENECLLVTRGQLCLGPLTQAGCNARCPSYGVACCGCRGPVDEANVASEVKILEEKGFTLVDIHNALRTFAAPAQALQAELGRGKNE; encoded by the coding sequence ATTGTGAAACCCAAGATTGGCATCTTCGGACTCACTGGCTGCAGTGGCGAACAGATTGTCATTCTCAACTGCGAGGATGAATTGCTGGACATCGCTGGTGCCGTGGACATACGCGTTTTTCACACAGCCACTTCCGACAACGACGAGGAAGGGCCGTTGGACATCGCCTTCGTGGAAGGCTCGGTGGTCAAACCTGAAGAGGTTGACCTGCTGAAGAAGATCCGCAAGCGCTCCAAGTTGCTCGTGGCCATTGGCACATGTGCCACCTGGGGCGGCATTCCGGCCATGCACAACGAGCTCGCGCGCGACGAACTGTGCAAGGCAGTGTACGGCGGCAATGGCGACTGCTTCGAGACCATTCCACCGCAGCCGCTGCGTACCTTTGTCAAGGTCGACTATGCCATCTCCGGCTGCCCGATGGAAAAGGAGGATTTTCTCCGCGCCATCCCCATGTTGCTGCATGGAGACCTGCCCCTCCTGCCGAACTATGCTGTCTGCACTGAGTGCAAGATGCGCGAAAATGAATGCCTCCTCGTCACCCGCGGCCAGCTCTGTCTGGGGCCGCTCACCCAGGCCGGGTGCAACGCTCGCTGTCCCAGCTACGGGGTAGCCTGCTGCGGCTGCCGTGGCCCGGTGGACGAGGCGAATGTGGCTTCTGAGGTAAAGATCCTGGAGGAGAAAGGGTTCACACTCGTGGATATCCATAATGCCTTGCGCACCTTTGCCGCTCCCGCGCAGGCACTGCAAGCGGAACTTGGGAGAGGGAAGAACGAATGA
- a CDS encoding FAD/NAD(P)-binding protein: MSDHVPKDNPYQPHLARIVRILPQIPDHRLFQLRFEDEEVARNFKHRPGQFVELSVLGTGEAPISISSSPTRPGVLELCVRKVGRVTEALFRLPVDSLIGIRGPYGNGYPVEEMEGHNLLLVAGGLGMAPLRSLLWYAMDNRSKFKDIILMYGARVPGDMLFKYELLGLLDQPDITCLLTVDRDDTGRWPAHIGVVPKLFDKVELDPKTTIAAVCGPPVMYKFVLQKLLERNFSKDHILMSLERKMKCGVGKCGHCAIGYKYTCLDGPIFTYWDVINLPEVV; the protein is encoded by the coding sequence ATGTCTGACCACGTACCGAAGGACAACCCTTATCAGCCGCACTTGGCCCGGATCGTGCGCATCCTGCCGCAGATACCGGACCATCGCCTGTTCCAGTTGCGCTTTGAGGACGAAGAGGTGGCGCGCAACTTCAAACACCGGCCCGGCCAGTTTGTGGAACTGAGCGTGCTCGGCACCGGCGAGGCGCCGATCTCCATCTCCTCCTCGCCGACCAGGCCTGGTGTGTTGGAACTCTGTGTGCGCAAGGTGGGACGCGTCACCGAGGCACTGTTCAGACTTCCGGTCGATTCCCTCATCGGCATCAGGGGGCCGTATGGTAATGGCTACCCAGTCGAGGAGATGGAAGGGCACAACCTCTTGCTGGTGGCAGGCGGCCTGGGCATGGCACCACTGCGCTCGCTGCTGTGGTATGCCATGGACAACCGCAGCAAGTTCAAAGACATCATCCTCATGTACGGCGCACGCGTGCCCGGCGACATGCTCTTCAAATACGAGCTCCTCGGCCTGCTGGACCAGCCGGACATCACCTGCCTGCTCACCGTCGACCGTGACGACACCGGCAGATGGCCCGCGCACATCGGCGTGGTGCCTAAGCTCTTCGACAAGGTCGAGCTCGATCCCAAGACCACCATCGCTGCGGTATGTGGACCGCCGGTGATGTACAAGTTCGTTCTGCAGAAGCTCTTAGAGCGTAACTTTTCCAAAGACCACATCCTGATGTCCTTGGAGCGCAAGATGAAGTGTGGCGTCGGCAAGTGCGGCCACTGCGCCATCGGCTACAAATACACCTGCCTGGACGGGCCGATTTTCACGTACTGGGACGTCATCAACCTACCAGAGGTGGTGTGA
- a CDS encoding 4Fe-4S dicluster domain-containing protein, with protein sequence MKIVTLSKSNLLPFLEASRSFGELHAPLKRGEKSCAFAKVEDLADIQVGCLRTILPPKKYFMPPEQTMFAFSPQGYVPVNEEEGKRYVLFGLHPCDIHGIKILDLVFSGKYTDTYYFERRKHVAIIGLDCIPDQHCFCNSMGTYFTEDGFDLFLSDIGDRYMVMVGTSLGDDMVNASHHLFGEVDERAKEEFKRRSNARREHFAVDVETWGLPEIFDLEYESDLWKDAGDKCLSCGACSMVCPTCYCYDVLDILELNAQQGARKRRWDSCLFKDYALVAGGHNFRKERSSRVKNRFFHKQRGFVAEYGRPACTGCGRCIEACPADINIIELITKLRSETHV encoded by the coding sequence ATGAAGATCGTCACTTTGTCCAAGAGCAATCTCCTTCCCTTTCTCGAGGCGAGCAGGTCCTTCGGCGAACTCCACGCACCACTCAAAAGGGGCGAGAAGAGCTGTGCCTTTGCCAAAGTCGAAGACCTGGCCGATATTCAAGTCGGGTGCCTGCGTACCATTCTGCCTCCTAAGAAGTACTTCATGCCGCCAGAACAGACGATGTTTGCCTTCTCCCCGCAAGGGTACGTCCCGGTGAACGAAGAGGAAGGTAAGCGATACGTCCTCTTCGGTCTTCACCCCTGCGATATTCACGGCATAAAGATCCTGGACCTGGTCTTCAGCGGCAAGTACACAGATACCTACTACTTCGAGCGTCGCAAGCATGTGGCGATAATTGGCCTGGACTGCATTCCCGACCAGCACTGCTTCTGCAATTCTATGGGCACCTACTTCACCGAGGATGGCTTTGACCTGTTCCTGAGCGACATCGGCGACCGGTACATGGTCATGGTGGGCACCAGCCTTGGGGACGACATGGTCAATGCCTCGCACCACCTTTTCGGCGAGGTGGACGAGCGGGCAAAGGAAGAGTTCAAGCGGCGGTCGAATGCCAGGCGGGAGCACTTTGCTGTGGACGTAGAAACCTGGGGCCTGCCGGAGATTTTCGACCTGGAATATGAGAGTGACCTATGGAAGGACGCAGGCGACAAGTGCCTCAGTTGCGGCGCATGCTCGATGGTCTGCCCCACCTGTTATTGCTACGACGTGCTTGACATCTTGGAACTGAATGCGCAACAGGGGGCGCGCAAGCGCCGCTGGGATTCTTGCCTCTTCAAGGATTATGCGCTGGTTGCCGGCGGGCACAACTTCCGCAAGGAGCGGTCCTCTCGGGTGAAGAACCGCTTCTTCCACAAGCAGCGCGGCTTTGTAGCAGAGTACGGGCGACCCGCCTGCACTGGCTGCGGGCGCTGCATCGAGGCATGCCCGGCGGACATCAACATCATCGAACTCATCACCAAACTGCGGAGCGAGACCCATGTCTGA
- a CDS encoding response regulator, which translates to MAQRAKILIVDDDPDYVEITKSILESKDYDVETAHSKAEAEQKIAASKPDLIILDIIMDRMNDGFKLCYQLKHDPALRSIPVFAISSVNQVTGFTFSPETDGEYFEADDFAEKPIKADELLRRVENLLRKN; encoded by the coding sequence ATGGCACAGAGGGCGAAAATCTTGATAGTTGATGACGATCCCGACTATGTGGAGATCACCAAGAGTATCTTGGAGAGCAAAGACTATGACGTGGAGACCGCCCACTCCAAGGCGGAGGCGGAGCAGAAGATCGCGGCGTCCAAGCCCGATCTCATCATCCTGGACATCATCATGGACCGCATGAACGACGGGTTCAAACTCTGCTACCAGCTCAAGCATGATCCGGCTTTGCGTTCCATCCCGGTCTTTGCCATCTCCTCAGTGAACCAGGTAACTGGGTTCACCTTTTCACCAGAGACCGACGGTGAATACTTCGAAGCGGACGACTTTGCCGAGAAGCCGATTAAGGCGGATGAGCTGCTGCGACGAGTGGAAAACCTCCTCAGGAAGAACTGA
- a CDS encoding response regulator — protein MRSTPRILVVDDEEIIRLGCQRILSDEHYEVLTAADGRAGLALAQEKSPDLVLVDLLMPEMGGMELLEAIHHHDKKIVTIVITGYATIESAVEAVKKGAFDYLPKPFGPEELRAAILRGLERRRLLLETDRLRRERERNLLELAAERSRTASIIQSMGEGLLVVNQRRQLVLLNPVAQKMLRLHDAQALGKPIEGLLQNKELEEFIIGAIAHHGNHPVLARKELPSAHEPNGVLAATLSPILSDRSEVLGVVVVLRDISEQKRIERSKSDFVRMVAHELKAPIGAIEGYLNLILDGMVKDDPARQMQIIERCRDRAAALLGLIRDLLDLSAIEAGKVAQEMAPVEVDKILKEVVELMGSEASTKGISLKLSTASRLPKVVGDREDLMRVFTNLVSNAIKYNRPGGEVTVSASSQDSYLVVEVKDTGFGIPAEEQGRIFDEFYRVKNEHTRKICGTGLGLAIAKRIVESHRGYIEVESEVDRGSTFAVHLPAYKTT, from the coding sequence ATGAGGAGCACGCCGCGCATACTGGTCGTTGACGATGAGGAGATCATTCGCCTCGGCTGCCAACGCATTTTGAGCGACGAGCACTATGAGGTGCTCACCGCCGCAGACGGCCGGGCCGGGTTGGCCCTCGCGCAGGAAAAATCGCCGGACCTGGTGTTGGTGGACCTGCTGATGCCTGAGATGGGCGGCATGGAGCTGCTGGAGGCCATCCACCATCACGACAAGAAGATCGTGACCATCGTCATCACCGGCTACGCGACCATCGAATCGGCGGTGGAGGCGGTGAAGAAGGGCGCGTTCGATTACCTGCCCAAGCCGTTTGGGCCGGAGGAGCTTCGCGCGGCCATCCTGCGCGGCCTGGAAAGGCGCCGCCTGCTCCTTGAGACCGACCGCCTGCGCAGGGAACGGGAACGCAACCTGCTGGAGCTTGCGGCGGAGCGGTCGCGCACGGCCAGCATCATCCAGTCCATGGGGGAGGGGCTTCTCGTGGTGAACCAGAGGCGACAGTTGGTGCTCCTCAACCCCGTCGCCCAGAAAATGCTCCGCCTGCACGATGCGCAGGCCCTGGGGAAGCCCATCGAAGGGCTCCTCCAGAACAAGGAGCTTGAGGAGTTCATCATCGGTGCCATAGCTCACCATGGGAACCATCCGGTGCTGGCCAGAAAGGAACTCCCCAGCGCACATGAACCCAATGGGGTGCTGGCGGCCACGCTCTCGCCCATTCTGAGCGACAGGAGCGAGGTCCTCGGCGTTGTGGTGGTCCTCCGGGACATCTCAGAGCAGAAGCGCATCGAGAGGAGCAAGTCTGACTTTGTGCGCATGGTCGCTCACGAACTGAAGGCACCCATCGGCGCCATCGAGGGCTACCTCAACTTGATTCTGGACGGGATGGTCAAGGACGACCCGGCGCGACAAATGCAGATCATCGAACGCTGCCGGGACCGCGCGGCCGCCCTGCTCGGCCTCATCCGCGACCTGTTGGACCTCTCCGCCATCGAAGCCGGCAAAGTAGCCCAGGAGATGGCCCCGGTCGAAGTTGATAAGATCCTCAAGGAAGTGGTCGAACTCATGGGCAGCGAGGCCAGCACCAAGGGAATTTCCTTGAAGCTCTCCACCGCGTCGCGCCTGCCCAAAGTGGTAGGCGATCGCGAGGACCTGATGCGGGTGTTCACCAATCTGGTGAGCAACGCCATCAAGTACAACCGGCCAGGTGGCGAGGTCACCGTGTCGGCGAGCAGCCAGGACTCCTACCTGGTGGTGGAAGTCAAGGACACCGGCTTCGGCATTCCGGCAGAAGAGCAGGGCAGGATCTTCGATGAGTTCTATCGGGTGAAGAACGAGCACACCCGCAAGATTTGTGGCACAGGTCTGGGACTCGCCATCGCCAAGCGCATTGTGGAGTCCCACCGCGGCTACATCGAAGTGGAAAGTGAGGTGGACCGCGGCAGCACCTTCGCAGTTCACCTGCCCGCGTACAAGACGACATAA
- a CDS encoding response regulator: protein MEADRTYQPGRAELRPPIHCLANILVVGDQQDPCIRELTQFVYAHGYCIEAEADIAEAIRRVQEHKFEVIVLDAKVEGMRPERAVSILRGLDPKSKIIVKSTHNTRELEAEIRKARVYYYHLECFGIEDLKVAVLSALQGATAELQAAKTEVYPMAPKARILIVDDDPDFVEINKTVLKANGFQTAAAYTPEEAWQALGTWQPDLIMLDVMMPKGTEGFHLAYRLRADERYRKIPVLMVTQINQMAEFRFSPETDGDFLPVEDFVEKPVRPDELVQRVESLLAKARSTSWQKVDTYKGMGLKKQS from the coding sequence ATGGAAGCGGACAGAACATATCAGCCGGGTAGGGCCGAACTGAGGCCGCCCATTCATTGCCTGGCAAACATCTTGGTGGTCGGCGACCAGCAGGACCCTTGCATTCGCGAGCTCACGCAGTTTGTGTACGCGCACGGGTATTGCATCGAGGCAGAGGCCGACATTGCCGAGGCCATCCGCCGCGTGCAGGAGCACAAGTTCGAAGTCATCGTGCTGGACGCCAAGGTGGAAGGGATGCGTCCTGAGCGCGCGGTGAGCATCCTGCGCGGCCTGGACCCAAAATCGAAAATCATTGTCAAAAGCACGCACAACACCCGGGAGTTGGAAGCGGAGATCCGCAAGGCGCGAGTCTACTACTACCACCTGGAGTGCTTTGGCATAGAAGACTTGAAAGTGGCCGTGCTCTCGGCATTGCAGGGAGCAACGGCCGAACTACAGGCTGCAAAAACGGAGGTTTACCCCATGGCGCCCAAAGCAAGAATTCTCATCGTGGACGACGATCCGGACTTTGTCGAAATTAACAAGACCGTGCTGAAGGCAAACGGCTTCCAGACAGCTGCCGCCTACACCCCGGAAGAGGCCTGGCAGGCACTGGGCACCTGGCAACCCGACCTCATCATGCTGGACGTGATGATGCCCAAAGGCACCGAGGGTTTCCATCTCGCCTATCGCCTGCGCGCTGATGAGCGGTACCGAAAGATCCCCGTGCTGATGGTCACTCAGATCAATCAGATGGCAGAGTTCCGCTTCTCACCGGAGACCGACGGTGATTTTCTGCCGGTCGAAGACTTTGTGGAGAAGCCGGTCCGCCCCGATGAGCTCGTGCAACGTGTCGAATCGCTTCTCGCCAAGGCGCGCAGCACCTCTTGGCAGAAGGTGGATACCTACAAGGGTATGGGTTTGAAAAAGCAGTCATAA